In a single window of the Nicotiana tomentosiformis chromosome 8, ASM39032v3, whole genome shotgun sequence genome:
- the LOC104095611 gene encoding signal peptide peptidase-like 2 translates to MGIISSLIFLYGVVLFFSLNCPAKVTAGDIVHHDDLAPKKPGCENDFVLVKVQTWIDGKEDAEFVGVGARFGTTIVSKEKNAQQTPLTLSDPRDCCKPPRKKLAGEVIMVDRGHCKFTTKANNAEAAGASAILIVNNQKELYKMVCDPEETDLDIHIPAVMLPQDAGATLDKMLLNRSSVTVQLYSPRRPVVDIAEVFLWLMAVGTILCGSYWAAWSAREAAIEHDKLLKDASEEDLPNFGTGGSSTVMDINMISAVLFVVVASCFLIVLYKLMRFTWFFEILVVLFCIGGVEGLQTCLVALLSRWFRRTGESFIKVPIFGAVSYLTLAVSPFCITFAVVWAVYRNSSFGWIGQDILGITLIITVLQIVRIPNLKVGTVLLGCAFIYDIFWVFASQRLFHESVMIVVARGDKSGEDGIPMLLKIPRLFDPWGGYSIIGFGDILLPGLLVAFSLRYDWLAKKNLRAGYFLWAMIAYGLGLLITYVALNLMDGHGQPALLYIVPFTLGTFLMLGTKRGDLKILWTKGEPERVCPHIRLESKEESD, encoded by the exons ATGGGGATTATTAGCTCTCTAATTTTCCTATATGGAGTGGTATTGTTCTTCTCACTGAATTGTCCTGCTAAAGTTACAGCAGGTGATATTGTTCATCACGATGACTTGGCACCCAAGAAACCCGGTTGTGAGAACGACTTTGTGCTG GTGAAAGTTCAAACTTGGATTGATGGTAAAGAGGATGCAGAATTTGTTGGTGTTGGTGCTAGATTTGGCACTACTATTGTGTCAAAGGAGAAAAATGCACAGCAAACTCCCCTTACTCTTTCTGACCCTCGGGATTGTTGCAAGCCTCCAAGGAAGAAG CTTGCTGGAGAGGTCATCATGGTAGATCGCGGCCATTGCAAATTCACAACAAAGGCTAATAATGCGGAAGCGGCAGGGGCTTCGGCAATCTTGATAGTAAATAATCAAAAAG AACTTTACAAGATGGTTTGTGATCCTGAAGAAACTGACCTAGATATACACATACCTGCTGTTATGCTACCTCAGGATGCTGGGGCAACGCTGGATAAAATGCTTTTGAATCGCTCATCAG TTACTGTGCAACTCTACTCTCCAAGACGACCTGTAGTGGACATTGCAGAAGTATTTTTGTGGCTGATGGCTGTTGGTACAATCTTATGTGGTTCTTATTGGGCTGCTTGGAGTGCTAGAGAAGCAGCTATAGAGCACGACAAGCTGTTGAAG GATGCTTCAGAGGAAGATCTTCCAAATTTTGGAACTGGTGGTTCAAGCACTGTCATGGATATAAACATGATATCAGCAgtcttatttgttgttgttgcttcCTGCTTCTTGATTGTATTATATAAGTTGATGAGGTTCACGTGGTTCTTTGAAATCTTGGTGGTTCTTTTTTGCATCGGTGGTGTAGAG GGTTTACAAACTTGTTTAGTTGCCTTGCTATCAAG GTGGTTTAGGCGTACGGGAGAGTCATTCATTAAAGTACCCATTTTTGGTGCAGTCTCTTATCTTACTTTGGCTGTTTCCCCATTCTGCATCACTTTTGCAGTGGTTTGGGCAGTGTACAGAAATTCTTCTTTTGGCTGGATAGGTCAAGACATACTT GGTATCACACTAATAATTACAGTTCTGCAAATTGTAAGGATACCTAATCTCAAG GTCGGTACAGTTCTTTTGGGTTGTGCCTTCATCTACGACATATTTTGGGTGTTTGCTTCCCAGAGGCTCTTCCATGAAAGTGTTATGATTGTG GTAGCTCGTGGTGATAAAAGCGGAGAGGATGGCATTCCAATGCTGCTGAAGATCCCACGACTATTTGATCCATGGGGTGGTTACAGCATTATTGGCTTTGGCGACATCCTATTGCCTGGCCTGCTAGTAGCATTTTCACTTAG GTATGATTGGCTTGCTAAGAAGAATCTCCGAGCAGGGTACTTCTTGTGGGCGATGATTGCATATGGATTAG GTCTTCTTATTACATATGTAGCATTGAACTTAATGGATGGTCATGGCCAACCCGCACTTCTTTACATCGTCCCGTTTACCCTCG GGACATTTTTGATGCTGGGGACGAAGAGAGGTGACCTGAAAATTCTTTGGACAAAGGGTGAACCAGAAAGGGTGTGCCCACATATTCGCCTTGAATCGAAGGAAGAATCGGATTGA